The following proteins are co-located in the Candidatus Izemoplasma sp. genome:
- a CDS encoding CueP family metal-binding protein, protein MKKIGLLIGSFIVALTLSACSSTNDLESVGLADLTGKEILTGVADGLIEVKDFGLSVYDDELIVILDDSRTSVDMPEDEFYLSVAPYINNTHSCTYHSATGCRGELKQETFFVEFIDNEGNVIVSENMDTLSNGFIDLWLPRDVEGTLTITQGELSASKTISTTAGEPTCETTMQLS, encoded by the coding sequence ATGAAGAAAATAGGATTGTTGATTGGATCGTTTATTGTTGCATTGACACTTTCAGCGTGTTCATCAACAAACGATTTAGAAAGTGTTGGTCTAGCTGATTTAACAGGTAAAGAAATATTAACTGGTGTAGCAGATGGATTAATTGAAGTGAAAGATTTTGGACTTAGTGTTTATGACGATGAATTGATCGTCATACTAGATGATTCCCGAACATCTGTTGATATGCCTGAAGATGAATTTTATCTATCTGTTGCTCCATATATTAACAATACCCATTCTTGTACTTATCACAGTGCAACAGGATGTCGTGGAGAGTTGAAGCAAGAGACATTTTTTGTAGAGTTCATCGATAATGAAGGCAATGTTATTGTATCAGAGAATATGGATACGTTAAGTAATGGATTTATTGATTTATGGCTACCTAGGGATGTCGAAGGGACACTAACTATCACACAAGGTGAATTATCAGCATCTAAAACAATTTCAACTACCGCAGGAGAACCAACGTGTGAAACAACGATGCAA
- a CDS encoding HAMP domain-containing sensor histidine kinase — protein MNKSLKQKFKRNIFILTFVVTVIFIVINLALYVINNNYLINKIEEENDAFLGLTTHLINENDINIAMEYVEHYTHIHEVDVEVMDEDGNMVFSSNVAHLYSSRYTIETMKGDFTVFIDNTDSVTVNTVQDNTIYINVSLLVIYIIALGILIYMNNKNARMIQDDVDTVLDLMDRNQEQIKTLHHDEFSEIYHTIINYIENIDLLTAQKEMNIKGIAHDIKTPLTITYAFFEKLKKGKKLTNSEIDLAFESSQKINHLLNDIIEDNERKSFKSINISRIIQAKQREYQSVFDNKQMTIITNLDKNVKVTWSEKDFSRVIDNIISNAYYYSKLNSDLIITLKQEEKTIIEFISTPKNIDILDLSKVFKQGYRGDRSQEENGYGKGYGLYLSRVLLNTIGGKITAKVEKQNVKFTIML, from the coding sequence ATGAATAAATCTTTGAAGCAGAAGTTTAAACGAAATATCTTTATTTTAACATTCGTTGTGACGGTCATATTTATCGTAATAAACCTAGCACTCTATGTAATCAATAATAATTATTTGATTAATAAGATAGAAGAAGAAAACGATGCTTTTTTAGGACTAACAACTCACCTAATCAATGAAAATGATATTAATATTGCGATGGAATATGTGGAACACTATACCCATATTCATGAAGTTGATGTTGAAGTCATGGATGAAGACGGCAATATGGTTTTTTCATCAAATGTCGCACATTTATACTCAAGTCGATACACAATTGAGACAATGAAAGGGGACTTTACCGTTTTTATTGATAACACGGATAGTGTTACGGTCAATACGGTCCAAGATAATACCATATATATAAATGTTTCATTATTAGTTATTTATATCATTGCCCTAGGAATTCTAATTTATATGAATAATAAGAATGCTAGAATGATACAAGATGATGTGGATACTGTGCTAGATTTAATGGACAGAAATCAAGAGCAAATAAAAACACTACATCATGATGAGTTTAGTGAGATTTATCATACAATTATCAACTATATTGAAAACATTGATCTTCTAACTGCTCAAAAAGAAATGAATATAAAGGGCATTGCGCACGATATAAAAACGCCTTTAACAATAACATATGCTTTTTTTGAAAAATTAAAAAAAGGTAAAAAACTAACCAATTCAGAAATCGACTTAGCCTTTGAATCATCACAAAAGATTAATCATTTATTAAATGATATCATTGAAGATAATGAACGTAAGAGTTTTAAATCAATAAACATATCACGTATTATTCAGGCAAAACAAAGAGAATATCAATCTGTCTTTGATAACAAGCAGATGACAATCATTACCAATCTAGATAAGAATGTTAAGGTGACATGGAGTGAAAAAGACTTTTCAAGAGTCATCGATAATATTATATCAAACGCCTATTATTATTCTAAATTGAACTCTGATCTGATCATTACACTTAAACAAGAAGAAAAGACTATTATTGAATTTATTTCAACGCCAAAAAACATTGATATTTTAGATCTGTCAAAGGTTTTCAAACAAGGCTATCGTGGCGATCGAAGCCAAGAAGAAAATGGATATGGTAAAGGGTATGGACTGTATCTTAGCCGTGTGCTACTGAATACAATTGGTGGTAAAATAACGGCAAAGGTAGAAAAACAAAATGTGAAGTTTACAATTATGTTGTAA
- a CDS encoding co-chaperone GroES produces MLKPLHDHIVLEVIKQEKSTKSGIILTQDDKDLPTIGKVVEVGPGLYKDGAYQPMHVKVGDKVIFKKYSTTDIQLEGKEYLIVRESDILAMVKE; encoded by the coding sequence ATGTTAAAACCACTACATGATCACATCGTTCTTGAAGTGATCAAACAAGAAAAAAGTACAAAAAGTGGAATTATTCTAACACAAGATGACAAAGATTTACCGACAATCGGTAAAGTTGTCGAGGTAGGGCCAGGCCTCTACAAAGATGGTGCATATCAACCAATGCATGTTAAGGTTGGTGACAAAGTAATTTTTAAGAAGTATAGTACAACAGATATTCAATTAGAAGGTAAAGAGTATCTAATTGTACGCGAGTCAGATATTTTAGCGATGGTTAAGGAGTGA
- a CDS encoding response regulator transcription factor, whose translation MKNIIVLEDNKDINTLLTDILTDAGYQVFSSTNAFDALKDFKNHKIDCILTDLMIPIMSGEEFIQEIRKTSDVHIIIISAKTTIPDKLEGLKIGADDYLFKPFLEEELLLKLRNLFQKRDKKESKQSFNNHQVIFEEGKPQLLINDKIVSLTGIEYNMVSLLVNKMNRVVSRDQILDALYAYGEEVFDRVVDVHIRNIRKKINTVYDKTLIKTVYGLGYTWVGELDE comes from the coding sequence ATGAAAAATATAATTGTACTTGAAGATAATAAGGATATTAATACACTGTTAACCGACATCCTCACGGATGCCGGGTATCAGGTTTTTTCATCAACTAATGCCTTTGACGCTTTGAAAGACTTTAAAAATCATAAAATTGATTGTATTTTAACTGATTTAATGATCCCTATTATGTCCGGTGAAGAATTTATTCAAGAAATACGAAAAACATCGGATGTGCATATTATCATAATTTCTGCTAAAACAACCATACCAGATAAACTAGAGGGACTCAAAATAGGCGCAGATGATTATCTATTTAAGCCATTTTTAGAAGAAGAATTGTTGTTAAAACTTAGAAACTTATTTCAAAAACGAGATAAAAAGGAATCAAAGCAATCTTTCAATAACCATCAAGTAATATTTGAAGAGGGGAAACCTCAGCTGCTTATAAACGATAAGATTGTCTCTTTAACAGGAATTGAATACAATATGGTTAGCTTATTAGTTAATAAAATGAATCGAGTTGTCTCTCGTGATCAAATTCTTGATGCATTATATGCGTATGGGGAGGAAGTATTTGATCGTGTTGTGGATGTCCACATAAGAAATATTCGAAAAAAAATCAATACAGTATACGATAAAACGTTAATTAAAACAGTTTATGGTCTAGGATATACATGGGTTGGTGAACTGGATGAATAA